The genome window GGGCACTTGCTGCTGAGGAGGCTCTGGAGTGGAGAGGCTCAGGGCCTGGCCTCCCCCTCGGCCTCGTGGGCCAGAGCCTCGGCCCAGGGAGGCTCAGCCCCAGGGATGGGGGTCCTTTGGCCTCAAGCGTTGGGTGGGCTGCCTCCAGCCCACCATGATGCCAAAAGGACAACGAGGTATCGTGTGTCTGGATGCATGGACGCTGTGTGTTCACGCCTGTGTTCGTGGGCGGCAGGGACCATTGAGGAGCCAGGAGAGAGCTCTGCAGAGAACCTGGGGCAGGGGCGAGTGGGGCTGAGTGCCAGGAGGAGGGGTGGGCCGGCCTCGCTGGAGGAAGTGGGCTATGGACTGGGCTGGGGTCTGGGCTGTGACCTCTCGCCTGGGCCTGAGGGATGCTGTGGgcatgtctgtgtgtctctgggtATTGTGACTATGTTTCTCCATGACTGGGTGTCTAGATTTGTGTGTCCAAATGTAACTGTCTCCACTTCCATGTGGCCACAGGCACATGTGGAAATGTTCCCATGTCCACGTGTGCACGTGTCCACATTTGTCCCCGGCCACATTCACCAGTGTCCACATCTGCCCGTGGCCGCATCTGCCCACGTCCACCATGGCCACATTTACACAGCCCCATACTTCAGTCTTCTGTTGTTTATACGTGTGTTTGTCTACGTGTCTGAATTGGGCCAGGGAGTTCCTGAGGCGTGTCTCTGGGTCCGTCTGTGCTGCTGTGTATccctgtggggtgtgtgtgtgtgtgtccctgtgtgtCTTCGCGtggctgtgtttctctgtgtggCCCCATGGACCCTCAGCTCCTAAGCCCTGCTCCCTGTGTCCCTGCCCCAGTTGGTAAACATAACctgccaaaatattttctttttttttttttgtctttttttgtgtttttttttttttcaagttcaagAATCCCCAGTAAAAATTCTCCACGaggtcttttttccctttttacaaaaatagagtttttcttcccctcccaccccccctttttttcattgtgtttctgtttccagcccctccccctgcccctcacaTTCCACCAAGGGGCTCTGGGCCAGGGATGCCCATACCCCTCTCACGTTTCGCTTTTTTGGGGATTTTTAAACCTGCTCCCCCCTCTCAGGCTCACCTAGGTGTTGGGGAGGCCTGGGCAAGGGGGCCTGGGAGGGCAccccagcacccctcccccaaaccatCCACGGAGGGCGGTTGAGGGTGTGCTGGGGGCACGTCTCTGCTTTCACTTTAGccgaaaaaggaaacaaaaaccttCACCATGAACAAAACCAAGACGAGAGAGTGAACAGCCCAgcctgggggggaggggcaggaggacgGGGTGGGGGACCCCCAGGAGCCCTCCCATTCCCTGCAGACCCTCCCACCGAGTGCTCACCCTGTGGCTTCTGCAGGGACACGGGGCCCTCGTGCCGTCCGTGGTCTGCCTGCGCTGTCTCTCTCGggcccctgtctctctctctctctcaatctctctctctttctctctctctctctctgtctctgctgcccgggaagggtggggagggcggCGGTGGCTCAGGCCTTGTGCTGTTTACTGGTCTTGAAGGACACCTGCAGCACGCGCTCGCCCAGGCGGTAGCCGTTGAGGCTGGCGATGGCCATGGCCGCCTCGTCATAGTTGGTCATGGTGACGAAGCCGAAGCCCTTGCACTTGTTGGTGGTAAAGTCGCGGATGACCTTGACATTGGTGACTGCCCCGAAGGGCCCGAACAGCTGCCACAGCACACTCTCATCCGCCTCCGGAGACAGGTTGTACACGAAGATGCACCAGCCAGCGCCCGCCGCGCCCCCCGACAGGCCCACGCCCGCGAGGCCGCTCATGCCGTCGATGGCGATGGGTGAGAACCTGGCGATGAGCGACAGGGGACTACTTTGGGGGTCACGCGGGCTCTGCCCTTACCCCCGGCATGCCCCCTGACCCTGTCATGACCCCTGACCGTGCGGAGACCTCGGGACTATGTGACCCCTGCCTTGGCCCCGTGACCTCCATCTGTGACCCCGCCTTAAGCCCCAGACTCTGAGCCACTCTGATACACCAGCCCCCGATCTCCATCCTGACCTGGAGCCCTGTCCTGACCTCTGACCCTCCCTAAACGTTAGGTCCTCACCTGCGATCTTGCCCTGAGCCCCTATCACCCCGACACTCCCTGACCTTGGACCCTACCTGGTCCTCAGCCCTCTTGACACTGACCCCCTCCCCACAACTGGCCACCACCCTTCCCTTGACGCCTCTTCCCACCCAactcctgccctcacccccacTCGGGCACCACCCTGATCCTGCCCTTGGCGATGCTGCCCCTTTTGCCCCACTGGCCACCCTGCCAGGTGGAGGCCCACCCGGAAGGGCAGCGCTGGAACCAGGGTGCGAGCGAGGCCTTTAAGCGCCCCCTCTCGttattcaggtctcagctcagctGTCACTTCCCCGGGGTGGCCTCCTTTGACTCATATAGtggccacctcctccctctggcCCTCTCTGGCCTTTTCCTATGTATGTATGTTATgtattttttggcctcaccacgcggcatgtgggatcttaattccctgaccagggatcgaacccgtgccccctgtagtggaagctcaGAGCCCTAACCATTgggccacccgggaagtccccagGCCTTTTTCTATTTAAATCATGTATTTATCCTTAGCTCCATCTTCCCTGCAAGGTTCTATTCCCTCGGTGTCCCGGCCCAGAACAGCTCCCAGCACCAGTAGGCcctcggggggtgggggtggggtctgtgGAGTGAACGAATGAGTGAAGGGGCATTGGCTCCCTGCCTTCCCGAGCCATTCCTTTGGTCACTGGGCtcactccctcctcctggcctttGCACAAGCCGCTCTTGCCGCCAGGAACTCCAGTTCTGCTCTGGCCCTGTCTCCTGAGCGATGTCTCCACTGGATCCTTATCACCCCGTCTCCTGCCCCCTTCACAGCCCAGATCACGGTTCATCTGTCTCCTTCCCCAGTGGACTGAAATAAGTAATAACAGTAACCATAATCATAAGAGACACTGCCTTTTAAACTGAGTGAGCCTGCACTCCATGCCAAGCACCGTGCTCAGTACCATTCCAGCTCCACCAGGGGCCAAGTCTGGCCAGGCCACGCTGGGTCCCCAGCTCAGAGCCAAGCTCCTGGCCCTCAGCATGTGCTCAATAGCTCTTGATGCTATAAACATGGGGATCTTCAGAGGATCAGGGATGTGGACAATGGAGTGGGTGGGGGGCCTCAAGGTCCACCCCCAGCTATGAGGCAGAAGGGGGCATTCTGTGACCCTCAGCATAGATGATCAACAGTGGCCAGTGGGGGCACAGCTGTGACCCGGGCAACACTGCCTGCCTTTCAGTGGGGTGGAGGAGGCCACAGACAGGCCCCCCAGATCCAGATTCTGTAGTAGCACTTTCTAGGCATTTAGTAGGCTCAAGGACCCCCAGATCTCTTAATGGCCACACTATGCCCAGACAGGGGTGGTCCTGGGGGAtgaggtgggggatgggggcCATAAGGGCAAAAGGGTCCAAGGAGGGACggcgaggggctgggggcagtggggcGGGGGCACTGTTACCTCTTGACTCCGTAGGCCATGTTGAGCAAATTGTCCAGCCTGTGGAGGCAGAAGGGGTGGTCACTGGTGGCTTCAGGGCACACCCCCGGCTGTGACACCGGGCAGCCAgcctgccctccccgcccccacccagccATCCAGCAGTGCCAGCCCTGCCCCCGCCTGCCTGCTCCCCGCCAGGCTGGACACCGCCTGGCACGGAACCGTGGTCACTCGGGCACCGCCTCTTGCCTGCCCTGCTGCTGCCCAGCCTGCACTGGCGTCCTCGTCCTCCCCCTCCCGGCCGCCCAGCCCTGCtcgcctgccccccaccccccaatccgTCCGGGGCTTGGGTCCCGAGAAGGGAAGTCTCTTCTCCAAAGTGCCTGGGCCAGGCAAGTGACAacgcctctctgagcctcagggtccCCGTCCGTAAAATGAGGACAAGTTCTGTCCTCACGGGGTCGCTACGCAGAAAAAGTAAGGGTGCCTGGCCAGCAGGGAGCTGAAGCCACGTGCCcttggcggggtgggggagggggtgggttggCAGTCAGAGCTGGACCTGGTCAGGTGATTCTAAAACTACTGACGCCAATAATGCCACCCTTAGTGGCCTGCACACATTGAGCGCCTGCTGTATACAAGGGTCTGGCCTCAGCACCTGACAGacccccacgtttccccttttgCCCTGGTTTCTCTCCGCCCTGCAGGAATGGGGTTCGGCGAGGGCACCTGCAAGCCTAGGGCATCCGGCCCTGGGGGTCTGGGACGTCTGGGGGGCAGGGAGCGGCAGGGGGCTCACCGGAAGCGCTGTGTCTGATGGTGCAGGGGGCCTGCGTAGCGCCTGGCGGAGGACTGGTAGAGGTGAGTGAGCAGGGCCTGCCCGGTCTTCTGACTCGGGTTGTTGGCAAACTTGACCGTGATGGGCTCGGCCGCACCTAGCGGCTTCTGCCCGTTCAGTCCTTTGATAGCCTCCTCGGCCTCAATCCTCTTGTCAAAGCGGATGAATCCCACACCCCGAGAGACACCTGCCGGGGCGCGAGGGCGTCATGGGTCCCGCCCCCTCCTGGGGACCCGCCCCCCCTGCGTGACCCCGCCCCCCTCCTCGCTGCTATTTCCGGTTTCTCCACTCTGGTCCCACCTGGGTGCCTTAGCCCagtgccccccaccctcccacccccccgccaGGTGCACTCTCCCCGGCAGCCTGACCTGTGACCTGGTCCACCAGGATGCGAGAAGTGATGATGCGGCCGTACTGGGAGAAGAGCTGCTCCATCTCTTTCTGGCTCATGGTCTTAGGGAGCCCGCTGACGTACAGGTTCGCATCCCGGATGGAGGCGGAGCTGGGTCTGGCATAGGACACCTGGGGGAGGGTGTCAGGCGGACAGGGGTGAGGGCAAGACCCATTTCaaatggggagggagaggccacattCAAACCGCCACTGAGCAACAGAAATCCCTCATccgtttattcaacaaataccgCAAGTAGTCACcatgggtggtgggtggggtcaaccagggcttgggggaggggatgtggcTGTGACCAAGACAGCGTGGCCCTGCCCGCGTAGAGCGGTGAGAGGGACCTGTCATCCGAGGAGGTCAAAGGAGCTGCGCCCTTGGGGTCACATGTCTCCCTGGGGGCCTCAGGGACCCTCACATCTCTAGCTCATGTTCTCAGGCTGGATATTCCATCAACATTGACACGTCCCACTCCCTTGGAAAGTGAACCTGGGATGCTGGCTGGCCCCTTCTCTTCCCGACTACAGTGGGCCCCTCAGATCTTTAGCGCCCAGCTCAACCCCGACGACTCCCAAATGTCCGAGCCCAGCATGCGCCTGGCCCCTGAGCTGCACACCTGCGTGACACCTGCCTTCAGGTACCCCACGAGGAGGCCTCATGGGGGATCACACTCAGCACCCCTGACTTGCCCTAACTCAGTAATGACAGTTCTGTCCTCCTGGCTTCTCAGGTCCCCAGCCTCGGGTTGTCCTCAATGCCTGTCTGTCACACCCGCATCCAACCACCATCCATCCTGTCAGCTCCACCTTCCTCATTATCTGGATAGAATTCACACACTTCTCCCCATTTCCACTGCCCTACCATTGCTCACCCTGACCAGTGCAGCAGTCTCTGCCCTGGTTCCCTGCTCCACCCTCGCCCCCCCACAGGCTGTTCCCCCCACAGCAGCCAGGGG of Delphinus delphis chromosome 3, mDelDel1.2, whole genome shotgun sequence contains these proteins:
- the ELAVL3 gene encoding ELAV-like protein 3 isoform X2 translates to MVTILGAMESQVAGGPAGPALPNGPLLGTNGASDDSKTNLIVNYLPQNMTQDEFKSLFGSIGDIESCKLVRDKITGQSLGYGFVNYSDPNDADKAINTLNGLKLQTKTIKVSYARPSSASIRDANLYVSGLPKTMSQKEMEQLFSQYGRIITSRILVDQVTGVSRGVGFIRFDKRIEAEEAIKGLNGQKPLGAAEPITVKFANNPSQKTGQALLTHLYQSSARRYAGPLHHQTQRFRLDNLLNMAYGVKSPLSLIARFSPIAIDGMSGLAGVGLSGGAAGAGWCIFVYNLSPEADESVLWQLFGPFGAVTNVKVIRDFTTNKCKGFGFVTMTNYDEAAMAIASLNGYRLGERVLQVSFKTSKQHKA
- the ELAVL3 gene encoding ELAV-like protein 3 isoform X3, with protein sequence MVTQILGAMESQVAGGPAGPALPNGPLLGTNGASDDSKTNLIVNYLPQNMTQDEFKSLFGSIGDIESCKLVRDKITGQSLGYGFVNYSDPNDADKAINTLNGLKLQTKTIKVSYARPSSASIRDANLYVSGLPKTMSQKEMEQLFSQYGRIITSRILVDQVTGVSRGVGFIRFDKRIEAEEAIKGLNGQKPLGAAEPITVKFANNPSQKTGQALLTHLYQSSARRYAGPLHHQTQRFRLDNLLNMAYGVKRFSPIAIDGMSGLAGVGLSGGAAGAGWCIFVYNLSPEADESVLWQLFGPFGAVTNVKVIRDFTTNKCKGFGFVTMTNYDEAAMAIASLNGYRLGERVLQVSFKTSKQHKA
- the ELAVL3 gene encoding ELAV-like protein 3 isoform X1; this encodes MVTQILGAMESQVAGGPAGPALPNGPLLGTNGASDDSKTNLIVNYLPQNMTQDEFKSLFGSIGDIESCKLVRDKITGQSLGYGFVNYSDPNDADKAINTLNGLKLQTKTIKVSYARPSSASIRDANLYVSGLPKTMSQKEMEQLFSQYGRIITSRILVDQVTGVSRGVGFIRFDKRIEAEEAIKGLNGQKPLGAAEPITVKFANNPSQKTGQALLTHLYQSSARRYAGPLHHQTQRFRLDNLLNMAYGVKSPLSLIARFSPIAIDGMSGLAGVGLSGGAAGAGWCIFVYNLSPEADESVLWQLFGPFGAVTNVKVIRDFTTNKCKGFGFVTMTNYDEAAMAIASLNGYRLGERVLQVSFKTSKQHKA